The Intrasporangium calvum DSM 43043 sequence TCACAAACCGATCTGGCTCATCATCGCGGTCACCAAGACGGACCTGTACCCGGACGACGTGGACGAGGTGGTGCACTACTACTCGCCGGACAGCGGCTCGCCGTTCGGCGACAAGGTCGACGCGCTGCGGGCGCTCGCAGGCGGTGCGAAGCTCTCGATCGACGTCCTGCCGGTGTCCAGCCAGGCCGGCGACCGCAAGTCGGCCATCTCGCCGAGGCGTGCCAGCGCCATGCTCGACGCTCTCGCCGTCCGAATGGCTCAGCTGAGCGGCCACGCCTGAGCGGTCGCCGTGGCGCGGTCACGCCCGCAACAAGAGACTTGCGACCACAGAAAAGCGATCCTCCGACCCGTTGGGTCGGAGGATCGCCAAGCCCGGTTACCGGGATCGGTCGTGGGTCAGATGCCCCGAACCTTCTCCGCCTGCGGGCCCTTCGGGCCCTGCGTGACGTCGAACTCGACCTTCTGGCCCTCCTGCAGCTCGCGGTAGCCGCCGCTCTCGATGGCTGAGTAGTGAACGAAGACGTCGGCGCCGCCGCCGTCCTGCTCAATGAAGCCGAAGCCCTTTTCGCTGTTGAACCACTTCACGGTGCCTGTTGCCACTGGTGTTCCTCTTCTTGTGCGAGGCCTCCCGTGTGGAGACCTCAGGCTGCCGGTATTCAGCACCAGCGCGACCCGCGAACCTTCGCGCGGCGCCCAGTCCTGCCCAGCCCGTAACACGGACTGGGACGACAGCTGGGATTGACGGTAGCAGTCATCGTGCTCCTGCCGGGTCTCGTTCACGGACCAGTTGCAGGCACGGACCCGGTGGAGCGGTGCTTCGGTGCGGGAAATCGCGGGGTTCAAGGGAGTTACGCCCTGCACTCAACGCGCGGGATGAGCTGCGCCCGAAGGCCCCCCGGCCCTTGTTGGCCGGGCGAATCCTCCGCTCTAGTCGAAGAGCCGCAGCAGGAGCTGTCGGTTCTTCGGCGCCCAGAACAGCTCGCGGAACTGGTCGACCGGCCCGACCGGCCATCTCTGCGCAATGCTCACGACCGCGGGGTCGCGGATCAAAGGCAGGAGCAGGGCCGGGATGTCCGCCCAGGCGACCTTGAAGGGCCTGTCCCACAACTGCACGAGCTCCGTCGTCACCGGAGGGGTCAGGCCGAGCCCGTTGTGCATGAGCACCAGCCGCTCGTACGCCGCCATCAGCGCTTCCTCACGCTCCTGCCACACCTCAGCCCGCCCGACGTTCCACAGGACGGGCGTCAGGTCCGAGCCACAGGCGAGGCGGGAGAAGGCGGTTCCGAACCACTTCGAGTACGGCGCGTACTGCCGCTCCATCAGGAAGGCGAGCCGCATGAGGTCGACCACCAGGCGCGACCCGATCAGTGCAGAGCCCAGCTCGTCGCCGGCGGTTCCTGCTCGGCCCACCAAGTTCATCTCGGGGTGGACCCGCCACCAACCGGCGATCAGCAGGTACAACCAGACGTCGTGCGGGTAGAAGGCCAGGCGGTCCCGTGCTGCCTGCAGGCCCACCTCGTCGTGAAAGACGACCCCGGAGGTGAACATGCGCAGCGCGTGCTCCGGCAGTGTCAGCCAGTCGCGCGGCTCGATGTCGCCGTCGATGTCCATCTCGAACTGTTGCCGGACGTAACCGCGGACCGTGTGGACCTCATAGCCGATGGGGTGGCCCTCGAAGGTCGGCGGCAGGTTCCGCTGCAGCTCCTCCTCGACCTCGACGCGGCGCGGTTCGTCCTTCTCGGCGATGAAGATGAGGACCCGCGGCTTCCAGTCGTGGTCGCTCGACATCTCGTCGTCGAAGCCGAGCACCTCCGAGCCGCGGCCGAGCAGCGCCGCTGAGTGCGGCAGGCCAGGGAGTCTCGAGGTCATGACGGGCTGCACGACCTGCTCGTACAACCGCCGGCTCAGCTCGGCTCCCGAGACGAACGTCG is a genomic window containing:
- a CDS encoding DUF4037 domain-containing protein, producing the protein MSTFVSGAELSRRLYEQVVQPVMTSRLPGLPHSAALLGRGSEVLGFDDEMSSDHDWKPRVLIFIAEKDEPRRVEVEEELQRNLPPTFEGHPIGYEVHTVRGYVRQQFEMDIDGDIEPRDWLTLPEHALRMFTSGVVFHDEVGLQAARDRLAFYPHDVWLYLLIAGWWRVHPEMNLVGRAGTAGDELGSALIGSRLVVDLMRLAFLMERQYAPYSKWFGTAFSRLACGSDLTPVLWNVGRAEVWQEREEALMAAYERLVLMHNGLGLTPPVTTELVQLWDRPFKVAWADIPALLLPLIRDPAVVSIAQRWPVGPVDQFRELFWAPKNRQLLLRLFD
- a CDS encoding cold-shock protein, which translates into the protein MATGTVKWFNSEKGFGFIEQDGGGADVFVHYSAIESGGYRELQEGQKVEFDVTQGPKGPQAEKVRGI